Proteins encoded by one window of Bacillus rossius redtenbacheri isolate Brsri chromosome 14, Brsri_v3, whole genome shotgun sequence:
- the LOC134538918 gene encoding proteoglycan 4-like → MSDEMGVATRPGEEENASSSNQEDGQTPQTPTPTPTPTAPLPQLCPGPRTVSRLPRPKAGSCTALHELRGRGGSLEPGPRTAKSSLPATPGSRDSRIRTSLSATPGSGDPKAKTLSTTPRSPFKTSLSATPGKKHERSPLKTSLSATPGSSDPKTKTTKSSLPARVSVARSPAPKTPRTPPTGRDPRASGSMDSLLTSGGLRRTFSRLGWTPPPPRARGPPRGEASAGLDWTFCRRYRDVAVGDWDAARAHRRVSGFAALLRDSCADCELGRNLLALVHPTEAPHPEVLGRVCVAIGSFLRLHGGHPPSPGGHAFS, encoded by the exons ATGAGTGACGAGATGGGCGTGGCCACGAGACCAGGGGAGGAGGAAAATGCCTCATCCTCGAAT CAGGAGGATGGCCAGACTCCGCAGACGCCGACGCCGACGCCGACGCCGACGGCGCCGCTGCCGCAGCTGTGTCCGGGTCCCCGCACCGTCTCCCGACTGCCGCGGCCCAAGGCGGGCAGCTGCACGGCCCTGCACGAGCTGCGAGGGAGGGGCGGGTCCTTGGAGCCCGGGCCCAGGACCGCCAAGTCTTCCCTGCCGGCTACCCCGGGCAGCAGGGACTCCAGGATCAGGACCTCCCTGTCGGCTACCCCGGGCAGCGGCGACCCTAAAGCCAAAACCTTGTCGACTACCCCTAGATCTCCATTCAAGACCTCCCTGTCGGCTACTCCGGGAAAGAAACACGAGAGATCCCCGTTGAAGACCTCCCTGTCGGCTACCCCGGGCAGCAGCGATCCCAAGACCAAGACTACAAAGTCCTCTCTGCCGGCCAGAGTCTCGG TCGCCAGGTCTCCAGCCCCGAAGACGCCCAGGACGCCGCCGACTGGCCGGGACCCCCGGGCCTCCGGGTCGATGGACAGCCTGCTGACGTCGGGCGGTCTGCGGAGGACCTTCTCGCGCCTAGGGTGGACCCCTCCTCCTCCCCGGGCCCGCGGCCCGCCGAGGGGGGAGGCGAGTGCGGGGCTCGACTGGACCTTCTGCCGGCGCTACCGCGACGTGGCGGTGGGCGACTGGGACGCCGCGCGCGCGCACCGGCGCGTGTCCGGGTTCGCCGCGCTGCTGCGGGACTCGTGCGCCGACTGCGAGCTGGGGCGCAACCTGCTGGCGCTGGTGCACCCCACGGAGGCGCCGCACCCCGAGGTGCTGGGCCGCGTGTGCGTGGCCATCGGCAGCTTCCTGCGGCTGCACGGCGGGCACCCCCCGTCCCCGGGCGGCCACGCCTTCTCGTGA